ATTTCGTGGTCCTTTTAAAATTTgagtaagtaatttataaaaagttgtataGGTAAGTACATCGATTCTATCTTCTTGGCGGCTGTGAAGTTAGGTACGAGCGCTGCTCCGCGTAGGTACAATCAAGtcgataatatatttagaatcaattaaaaaaagtttCCTCGTGTAAATATTTGCAACAGCGAGGCGATTATCGCACACGTAGGCAAGCAACAATCGCCTCACTGACTATTGAAATATACGTGTTTAGGTAGAATCAACTTTCTAAGCATTCAATtagctatattattttttatggataaagtaTGTTGCTTCGAAAGTTGTATGCGACTACGGATGGATACCATAGATGCTATTTTTTAGATCAGAATTTCTCTTATTAGGCCTTCTGTGATTTTTCTGTAGTTATATGGATAaacaaaactacataaaataagtacctacccataataagtatttttcagATATGCGCCAAGACTCGCGAAACCTGGCGAAACTTTGCAcggatataaatttattaccaGTTACGGTGGAAAAGGAGCCAACCAATGTGTTGCTGCGGCCAAATTAGGAGGAAACGCATATATGATATGCAGAGTTTGTATTTCATTCATCTTCTTCATTATGTACCTCCTTATATACTCAGAAAACacattatatcataattattttaggtgGGCGATGATCAATGGGGTcaacaatataaacaatatttgaaagAGCTGGGAGTAGATGTTTCTCATACAAATATTACACCTAACGTAACTACTGGTATTGCTCAAATATCGGTTGCCGACAATGgagaaaatcaaattattatagtGCCAGGGGCGAATAATAACCTTAGCACATCAGATATTGAACAATCTaaagaagtaataaaacaagCGGATGTACTTATTGGACAGTTGGAAACACCCTTCTTAACTACCTTAGAAgcatttaaactaaataatggtgtaagtaaaataatgatatttacaGCGGCTTACGCACATGGCGTGTTTTTATGCATACAATGTTAGTACAGCAAATCTCGCCACgtgagttttaaaaaaaatccttttagcATGCGAGGGGATACGTTAAACATGTTATAGCAGTGCGTTAAAACACATGCCCTACGCTTTGGGTAATTGGCGCGTTTATTTAATACGCACTTGTTGGGTTGGCCGCAGGCTACTCACAGTTAGTCATTTTAACACGAGTAGCGTGTGCCGTTCTTCTGGTACAGCGCAGCGTGACCATTGTGTTCGGTGCTACACAAGTGCCGAACACGGATATGTGGCACGTCGAACGTGGGtggataatttgttatttatgcgTCGTAGTCAACGTggcaatatatttgtaataggttttttttgcagataaaaatattaaatgctgCACCAGCTCGCACAGGTATTGAAGAAATATTTCCGTTCTGCACAATATTATGTGTGAACGAAACAGAAGCATCTATATTAACGAATTTAGAAGTCAATGTAACGTAAGCACTTTTTCAAAAAGATCATGATGagaaaaatcattatgattCTAAGACCTacctttatgtatttattgtaaaaaatattaattattaataccaACAGGAATGCCGCAATAGCATTAAAGAAACTTGTTGATATTGGATGTGAAAGTGTTGTCATAACACTGGGACAACAGGGAGCAGTCTATTTATCGAAAAGAGACCAACAACCTATACATGTGCCTTGCAAAAATGTGAAGCCTGTAGACACAACGGTATTGTTTgcaataacaaacatatatgTGTGATAAGTAGGTACGTAGTTTTAAGAAACACAAACtggaatttaatatttgtacaaattataGGGCGCAGGTGATGCTTTTGTTGGAGCCTTGGCAACTTTCTTGGTTACTCATAAGGACTACCCGATGCATCAAATAATCGGAGCAGCCTGCGAAGTGGCTACTATCTCAGTAACCAAAATAGGTACACAAACAAGTTACCCTACCAACTTTAAAGCTTTTACAAAGGAATACgaataccaaaaaatttaaataaaagtcacCGTTTTGATTTTGTCatagttttattcatattatatagtCAAGATACATCAATTTCCATCACACTATGATATCTTGAAATcggaataaaattacattataatttgtgtaaagAAGATTCTATTCTAGACCTTAATATTACAGAACAAATAAATCTGTAGGTACTTACTCGATACCGAAATAATAAACTGAAAAATCATGCAGGGTGAAGCATTCAAtagtaactataaaaaaatatcccagcGTTGAGGCGGcatatttattatgctacctgatgtcaaaattaacatttcaaattaaCACATTACAAAGAAAATGGGCGACTCTCCTATAATACAATTACTATTTGTAAAGTCGCTTGCTTTGCTGAGTCAATATAAATTTTGGCTTCGATAGTACATACTACAAAACATACAACGTAagcatatttacaaaaaatatttaggattTAGTCTTGTAGTATATAGGAGCCCATGGGTTCTGGAATagtgatatataaatattagcaaaaaaaaaaaaataaaaaaaaaatagaattctattcttatgtaaatattaatgcccaaacaaaactaaattgtttcaaatcttaaatcaaataaaatcgtGATAAACACTGTTACATTTGTTACTAAGATCTTCAGAATTTACTTCGTGAATCTAAGAGAAAGGaaatccatatattatagataacgTCAAGACGTAGCAAGGTGCGTTGGGTTGGTGGGTCCCGCCCGCTTCCAGGTAACATCAGAACGAAGTGTTTTCAGAGTTGCACACCTCTAATGaaccttttaaaatattccCATCCCCCTATAATGTGGCATAACAACCACTACCTCACGAACAGCTGTTTCGTctgattgtgattggttgagggACCAACACACGAATGACCTGTCGATCTATCAACCAATCATAATCAAATGACATGGACGTTTGGGTTgtgttttatttgacatttcaAGAGAATGGGTCTTGTAAGACGTCACACACAATcctaaaactaataattataaaaaaaatacgtgaatACAGAAAAGCCCTAACGGATCCCGTGGTTTTACTCATGGAGTATTAAAAATCATGAAATCATATTGCACTCATATGaaatcttatgtttacgcgaatatacGATAGAAAAAAGATTCAGATTGAATTGCGGGCTTTCATTTTTAATTCTCTCCCGACGCAACCTTTCGGATACTTttagctttcatggtcacgggacaTACTGAGTTGTTGGTCGTCGTCAAAATACTGCGAGTTCTTTCTGCCTGAATCCGACcgaacagtatttttttataaaatttaaaatgttaagtatataattgtaaaatgaaggtagttcatgtaacttttacttttcaGAGCACCAACATCTTGGTCTGCCCCGTAACTATGAAAGCTATAGTTTTCAAAACAACGAGAGAAACAAATActaaaaactgtgataaaattctctttacaaattataatttttgcaaTTCGTACTCACCGCAATAAAAAGTTAACAAGACGCTAACCAAATCAATTACacacttttgttttgtttcctATATTTGATAAAGAATTTTTTTCGTGGAAcggaatgtaattttaaaatgttgtatggTGTCTCCcctatacttattaaaaattctcTTTGCGTCTACTTGTTGGTAGTGATACGTAAAATCATCCGCATTATCAATATCAAAAATGTACGAggaggaaataaaatattttattcgactTTATTAACGCCGCGCACTGATGGTCTTTACAGTCGTGCAATATGTTTTGagttgatattaattattaccttattaggggaagaaaaaaatgtgaaaaaaaaagtacattcTTATCTTATGATGGACCTGTCAATgtcattgaataaaaataaaatgtagctaATGGAAATGCAGGTAGATAtagaaaatatgaatattttattagggAACATGATTATTAActataacgaaaaaaaaaaacatttgtaccTATAACATTAATCTCTGAAGaggaaacatatttttttgtgccTTGATGAAGTTGTGTTTTTACTGTGTCAAGTTTCCCCAGCTTCCCCTATAAAGAATAGGTCGAACTAGagtaaaaagtttaataaactttttaataaaggtGTTTTTAGATTAGTGGTCCAAGATTGTTCATTGAACAGTGACAGACATTTATAAATGTTGCCAGAAGTTGCgttttacacattttatattttatgatcttTTGGACAACTACATTATACTCGTACTGACACGAATtggcaaaattaaatatagatacttaaaaggtttaatattttgttcattattattagtaatggTAGGTACACTGCTTAAATTACCTTAATAgctttaaaaaatcacaaaatattaaattacgttttttttttcaatttagaaTGCTATTTGTATATCAGGTAGGTTTACTTAACTGTAGCAAAATTCATGCAACCCAACATAGGACttgttttgattttaaagaATTCTTACTTCTtagtataactaatatttaagTAACACAAGATGTTTcattgtgtgtgtatgtgtgttttatttaggCTCCATTTGCAAATATTAGAAATGCATCACAATTATAAGAGCAgacaagttaaataaaaaaagttcgaATTGATTCATCATACATCTAGGCTCCCTCtaagttttcttatatttttttttcttgacctatcctaatattttttctgatgtATGATAAACAAAATCAGTGAATctttaatcatattttagtaGAATATTAGGTGAATTCATTACCTATTCTTTGAGATGTAATACCCATTACTGTTGCACCATATTTAGTTACCAGGAAAGTAGGTagctatagttttttttttatctgtgacATAATACACCTCAAGAAAGcgccatttttaaatacattaaattttggTAGGTAaggctttatatattttagtattaggGCGATTAAtagtaattgaattaaattaccTCTATGTAATAAGCAATTTACTTCAAAATAGACAATATAACACTATCAAATGGTTAAAACACTCAAGAACTCTTATTGGTTTCATTCTCTTCAGGAGTTCTTTGTAGTTTGGgcacattttgtaaaatatgaaataacatttagaaaattaaattgatagaTTGGGAATAACTGCACAAATCTAGTTCGCTATGGAATTTTGTTAGTGTACCCATGTTATCAagcaaaagaatttaattttctagTGCAGTTCTcagaatattcataaataagaaaaatattgcctcaaagaaaaatatgaagttcatataattaactaaaactaaaataaatttaaatattaagtaacattaaaaataatgatttataccactaatttcaataatattttcattttatgtaaaatacatatgtatttcTGTACCTCTAATAAATTACATCAGTCATTAATTAACATTTGAtagtataacattatttttcccAATATTATAGACTTATATGGTACTGTGAAACTTCTCTGGTTCCGGCACTTGCATCATAGGGaattaactattattatattacacaagGTATTGGATACCTATACAGTTTTTAGAGGcactatataattttacaatattaaaaatgaaaattgtttatacCTTTgtcacattaataataaaactgagATGTCTTTAATTTGCTTATTGCAATACATTGAAACTTTTCAGTTCACTTTCATTTACTATTTGT
The nucleotide sequence above comes from Manduca sexta isolate Smith_Timp_Sample1 chromosome 11, JHU_Msex_v1.0, whole genome shotgun sequence. Encoded proteins:
- the LOC115442609 gene encoding ribokinase, with amino-acid sequence MQSQLAKSTSSKIVVIGSCSVDFTAYAPRLAKPGETLHGYKFITSYGGKGANQCVAAAKLGGNAYMICRVGDDQWGQQYKQYLKELGVDVSHTNITPNVTTGIAQISVADNGENQIIIVPGANNNLSTSDIEQSKEVIKQADVLIGQLETPFLTTLEAFKLNNGIKILNAAPARTGIEEIFPFCTILCVNETEASILTNLEVNVTNAAIALKKLVDIGCESVVITLGQQGAVYLSKRDQQPIHVPCKNVKPVDTTGAGDAFVGALATFLVTHKDYPMHQIIGAACEVATISVTKIGTQTSYPTNFKAFTKEYEYQKI